A single Hippocampus zosterae strain Florida chromosome 1, ASM2543408v3, whole genome shotgun sequence DNA region contains:
- the slc43a1a gene encoding solute carrier family 43 member 1a, whose amino-acid sequence MAPSLLQAYRRRWWMAVTAVIENLLCSAVLLGWGSLLIMLKREGFYSHLCSENDSVVVSLGNSSDGEVKEWLSCVDQEEMLNLGFTIGSFLLSATTLPLGILMDKFGPRPIRLMGSSCFGFSCILMAVSAYNPPTLSALIFLALSMNGFGGICLTFTSLTLPNMFGAMSSTIMSLMIGSYASSAVTFPGVKLIYDAGVSFEVIMWSWAGLAAFVFVNCFLNWPTKGFPTPEEVDYSKILTLEVLPSSDQKAVEERLREKNGDIQLSTEKLPNGGNVGSNAVPFRRSVFSAIFLWSLVTMGMSQLRIIFFMGAMNKMLEFIVMHGEENPSEDLVIESAEKVSFYSSIFGTLQLLCLVTCPLIGYIMDWKMKECEEDKPITPGSEKRQSSGTKRDRTIQKLTNVMRAFILTNLLLIAFGCCSLIDSLPLQILTFILHTMVRGFIHSCCGGLYAAVYPSNHFGTLTGLQSMISAVLALLQQPLFIAMVGPLKGNPHWINVGLLILSLAGFLLPGYLFFHRRSLMREKEARDKRATGQEMQALNHAEANGYKYHSNGQAAVEA is encoded by the exons ATGGCGCCCTCTCTCCTCCAGGCCTACAGGAGGCGCTGGTGGATGGCGGTGACGGCGGTGATTGAGAATCTGCTGTGCTCGGCAGTGCTTTTAGGCTGGGGATCACTACTCATCATGCTGAAGCGAGAGGGCTTTTACTCACACCTTTGCTCAG AAAATGATTCGGTGGTGGTTTCTTTGGGCAACTCTTCCGACGGCGAGGTGAAGGAATGGCTCAGCTGCGTGGACCAAGAAGAGATGTTGAATCTGGGCTTCACCATTGGCTCTTTCTTGCTCAGCGCCACCACCTTGCCCCTCGGGATCCTAATGGACAAGTTTGGGCCACGCCCTATTCGCCTGATGGGCAG CTCGTGTTTTGGTTTTTCCTGCATTCTGATGGCCGTATCTGCCTACAACCCACCAA CACTGTCGGCACTCATCTTTCTGGCTCTGTCCATGAATGGCTTCGGGGGCATCTGTCTGACCTTCACCTCGCTCACG CTGCCTAATATGTTTGGCGCAATGAGCTCCACCATTATGTCTCTTATGATTGGCTCATACGCCTCATCTGCTGTCACCTTCCCTGGAGTCAAG CTCATCTACGATGCCGGCGTGTCCTTCGAGGTGATCATGTGGTCCTGGGCGGGCCTTGCCGCCTTTGTCTTTGTTAATTGCTTCCTCAACTGGCCCACCAAAGGTTTTCCGACGCCCGAAGAAGTTGATTACAG TAAGATCCTCACATTGGAAGTGTTGCCATCATCCGACCAGAAGGCTGTTGAAGAGagactgagggaaaaaaatggtgacatCCAACTCTCCACGGAAAAACTTCCCAATGGAGGCAATGTTGGATCTA ACGCTGTTCCCTTCCGGCGCTCTGTCTTCTCCGCCATCTTCCTGTGGAGTCTGGTCACGATGGGGATGTCCCAGTTGAGAATCATCTTCTTCATGGGAGCCATGAACAAGATGCTGGAGTTCATTGTGATGCACGGCGAAGAAAACC CATCGGAAGACTTGGTGATTGAGAGCGCAGAGAAAG TGAGCTTCTACTCATCCATCTTCGGCACCCTGCAGCTGCTGTGCCTCGTCACGTGTCCTTTGATTGGCTACATCATGGACTGGAAGATGAAGGAGTGTGAGGAGGACAAGCCCATCACACCAGGAAGTGAAAAGAG GCAAAGCAGTGGGACCAAGCGAGACCGCACGATCCAGAAGTTGACCAACGTCATGAGGGCCTTCATCCTCACCAACCTGCTGCTCATCGCTTTCGGCTGCTGCTCCCTCATCGACAGCCTGCCGCTACAG ATCCTGACCTTCATCCTTCACACGATGGTCCGAGGCTTCATCCATTCCTGCTGCGGAGGCCTCTATGCTGCTGT CTACCCATCCAACCACTTCGGCACACTCACAGGCCTCCAGTCCATGATTAGTGCTGTGTTAGCCTTGCTCCAGCAGCCACTCTTCATCGCCATGGTCGGTCCCCTTAAAGGAAACCCCCACTGG ATCAACGTGGGCCTGCTGATCCTCTCATTGGCCGGCTTCCTGTTGcctggttacctgtttttccaCCGCAGATCCCTAATGAGGGAAAAAGAGGCCCGAGACAAGAGGGCTACCGGCCAGGAGATGCAAGCGCTCAACCACGCCGAGGCCAATGGTTACAAGTACCACAGCAACGGCCAGGCGGCCGTTGAGGCTTAA
- the med19a gene encoding mediator of RNA polymerase II transcription subunit 19-A isoform X2, with amino-acid sequence MTEMFSTLFGQNETQGPPGSSSLGFGPGKPPPPLPQNQVSVAGQMPPQLGDEGPPLRKSGAMNEPFYLLRELPVGNELTGNTNLITHYNLEHAYNKFCGKKVKEKLSNFLPELPGMIDCPGNQDGSSLRSLIDKPPVSGNSFSPLTGALLTGFRLHTGPLPEQYRLMHIQPPKKKSKHKHKHHRPQDPLPQETPSDTDPKKKKKKRDDDPDRKKKKKDKKKKKNRHSPDHTGLAGLQPNSNSLR; translated from the exons ATGACGGAAATGTTCTCCACTTTATTCGGTCAAAATGAAACTCAGGGACCTCCGGGTTCATCTTCCCTCGGATTCGGACCTGGGAAACCTCCGCCGCCGCTCCCGCAAAATCAAGTGTCTGTGGCGGGGCAAATGCCACCACAGCTCGGGGACGAAGGGCCTCCGCTGCGAAAGTCTGGAGCTATGAATGAACCCTTCTACCTTTTACGAGAACTGCCTG TTGGGAACGAGTTAACTGGGAATACCAACCTCATCACGCACTACAACCTGGAACACGCCTACAACAAATTCTGTGGGAAAAAGGTGAAGGAGAAGCTCAGCAACTTTCTACCGGAATTACCAG GTATGATTGACTGTCCCGGGAATCAGGATGGCAGCTCACTGCGATCCCTGATCGATAAGCCACCAGTGTCTGGGAACTCCTTCAGTCCGCTCACCGGCGCTTTGCTAACAGGCTTCAGATTACACACTGGGCCG CTACCAGAACAGTATCGACTAATGCACATACAGCCGCCAAAGAAGAAGAGCAAGCACAAGCATAAACATCATCGCCCGCAGGACCCATTGCCACAAG AAACGCCATCAGACACCGaccccaagaagaagaagaaaaaaagggatgaCGATCCAGAtcgcaagaagaagaagaaagataagaaaaagaagaag AACCGCCACAGCCCCGATCATACTGGCCTGGCTGGCTTGCAACCCAACAGCAACAGCCTCAGATAG
- the med19a gene encoding mediator of RNA polymerase II transcription subunit 19-A isoform X1, protein MTEMFSTLFGQNETQGPPGSSSLGFGPGKPPPPLPQNQVSVAGQMPPQLGDEGPPLRKSGAMNEPFYLLRELPVGNELTGNTNLITHYNLEHAYNKFCGKKVKEKLSNFLPELPGMIDCPGNQDGSSLRSLIDKPPVSGNSFSPLTGALLTGFRLHTGPLPEQYRLMHIQPPKKKSKHKHKHHRPQDPLPQAETPSDTDPKKKKKKRDDDPDRKKKKKDKKKKKNRHSPDHTGLAGLQPNSNSLR, encoded by the exons ATGACGGAAATGTTCTCCACTTTATTCGGTCAAAATGAAACTCAGGGACCTCCGGGTTCATCTTCCCTCGGATTCGGACCTGGGAAACCTCCGCCGCCGCTCCCGCAAAATCAAGTGTCTGTGGCGGGGCAAATGCCACCACAGCTCGGGGACGAAGGGCCTCCGCTGCGAAAGTCTGGAGCTATGAATGAACCCTTCTACCTTTTACGAGAACTGCCTG TTGGGAACGAGTTAACTGGGAATACCAACCTCATCACGCACTACAACCTGGAACACGCCTACAACAAATTCTGTGGGAAAAAGGTGAAGGAGAAGCTCAGCAACTTTCTACCGGAATTACCAG GTATGATTGACTGTCCCGGGAATCAGGATGGCAGCTCACTGCGATCCCTGATCGATAAGCCACCAGTGTCTGGGAACTCCTTCAGTCCGCTCACCGGCGCTTTGCTAACAGGCTTCAGATTACACACTGGGCCG CTACCAGAACAGTATCGACTAATGCACATACAGCCGCCAAAGAAGAAGAGCAAGCACAAGCATAAACATCATCGCCCGCAGGACCCATTGCCACAAG CAGAAACGCCATCAGACACCGaccccaagaagaagaagaaaaaaagggatgaCGATCCAGAtcgcaagaagaagaagaaagataagaaaaagaagaag AACCGCCACAGCCCCGATCATACTGGCCTGGCTGGCTTGCAACCCAACAGCAACAGCCTCAGATAG
- the si:dkey-6i22.5 gene encoding polyamine-modulated factor 1 encodes MEDVEGPIEKLSNENSATQRRIDESAEELSSQVVKSEAIREPSSNDEPRGKRLKLYNEVIDKSLEEFMHFASFDRFSSMFHQFYKMNRQRMENIHKQFVDELQRAIKDDIRRLNEEASLESKLNELDKLESAAENSPDPAWRPSGIPEQDFSSFIIPFYQKQEAYLRHELKKILAENSALALKVQAGRERIAQAEHQISTAAAEWEASATKIESLASSLCPGDVFDV; translated from the exons aacgaaaattctGCAACACAACGCCGCATTGATGAATCTGCGGAGGAGCTTTCATCACAGGTTGTAAAATCAGAAGCAATTCGTGAACCATCCTCAAATGACGAACCTCGAGGCAAGAGGTTGAAATTGTACAATGAAGTCATTGACAAAAGCCTTGAAGAGTTTATGCACTTCGCTAG TTTCGACAGGTTTTCCAGCATGTTCCATCAATTCTACAAGATGAACCGTCAAAGGATGGAAAATATTCATAAGCAGTTTGTAGATGAGTTGCAGAGAGCTATAAAG GATGATATCAGAAGACTGAATGAAGAAGCAAGTCTCGAATCCAAACTCAATGAGCTGGACAAATTGGAAAGTGCTGCTGAAAATAGTCCAGATCCTGCATG GCGGCCCTCGGGGATTCCGGAACAAGACTTCAGCAGCTTTATAATTCCCTTCTATCAAAAGCAGGAGGCTTATTTGCGACATGAGCTCAAAAAGATTCTCGCTGAGAATTCTGCCCTTGCACTAAAGGTTCAGGCTGGCAGGGAGAGGATTGCTCAGGCCGAACATCAGATTTCAACAGCTGCTGCCGAGTGGGAG GCATCAGCTACCAAAATCGAAAGTCTGGCATCTTCATTATGCCCTGGAGATGTGTTTGATGtataa